The following nucleotide sequence is from Mytilus galloprovincialis chromosome 12, xbMytGall1.hap1.1, whole genome shotgun sequence.
tatctattataaataaatatcaaagaaTTTTGCAGCATCAGAGttgataaaattttgataaaaacaagcattctgtgattattgcatggcaatacatgtacatagtcCCTAACCCGTTACAAATTCATTGCAACtgaacaaaattttaacttgatctataatttgtcatggtgtaaacttcATAAAAATATCAAGACAAAATCTTCAAGCATAACCaaaaaactttttgaaatgtGATTATCTGAGTGAATTTTACATGTCCAAAGACCACAACTCTGCACACAAAtatcagactggaacaaaattgAACCACTAAATACCAAAGAAAAGGAAAATACCaaaatgtcattttgtctttaaaaaaatgagttattttcGTTTGAACAGAAATCTtctaatgaacatgatgaataagtattttatcaaaaaatttaattctaaagaAAGGGCTTTAACTGAACAAAGAGAAAAGCTTAAAGCGTGAAAAATGAAtttgacctgtaacttgtcatgataaatcaataaatcaaatatcaaattaaaatctaCAAGCACAAAAAAATCTGATATGCCAAACTGACAGACAGACACAGTGCAAACCTAAGTCCACTTCTACTTCATCATTAGGAGACTAAACATCAAAATCTCAAAGTATCAACAAACAGAAAAGAGATGGTCTTTGGAGAGGGGATTAAAGACATTCAAGATAATCTTGGAAAAGCTTTTGAATTTTGAAGAAGCAGGGCCACCTCAACTGTCTTTCTTTTATCTGGATTTAAtttgagatataaaccaaaaacttttATATGGCACATATTTACTTTTTTCGTAGATAAAAAGAAATGGCCACATTATTTTAGATAAGCTCTGATAGACACAACTTTCTAATCTAGGCACTCGATGGGTGATCAAAAGTTTTAAAGAGGTAGATATTTTGAAGTACAAGTATATTCACAAATCTGTTTTAtgtaacaagctttttaaaagactgtcatCAATTGAAAGTATATGAAAAAAAGGAACTAAAATGCCAGAAAAAATTAATggtttgtgtgtttgttttccaagatataaaacaatgaaattttgGCTGAAAATTTTGTTCATATATTTTTCATTGGCACTTAcgtatacatgtacaaaacaagggaaaaaaatgaaaataacaagtaTTTTAAAGGTTTATTAAAaaagcagtttttttttaaattatacatgtaaacaaattataaaaagaaaagtagagAGTTTGCAGGCAAAACTTTTAATGGCACTACATGGATGAAACCAGAGGATTCAgaatatcttgaaaaaaaaaccaacagtggCGAAGCATGTTCACAACCTCTATGGACAATGATTGTCTTAAAGTTCTAGCATTAgtttaaattacaaataaacatgataacaGATACATGTGTTGCTACATGAAGAGTTCAAAGTTACTCAAACTGAGAACCAATAGTTGTTACCAACTCTGAAATTCCATTATGGTATTCAAGGGTCTCTATTTCCTGCAGAACATTGTAAATTTCCTCATCATCTTCAATTATTTCTGGTTTTATCAATACTGGTGAACCAAGTTTTACATAATTTGCAAAGAGACTTCGAATTTGGGATGGAGAAAGCCATTCCTCCCTAGAAAACATTTTTGTTCCATTTTCAATTCTTTGCATTTTCAACTCTATTGACAATCTATCAAAGTTAGGTCTCTTCCCAGTTGTGCCACAATTCAGGTAGATGTTGTAAAGGTAGTCTTTAACCTTTTTTGTGAATCGTTTGCAAGGCCTGGATGTTTTCAGTGCCCATCCTTCCTTGGTCTCTGAAACTTCTGACGATACAGATTTTACCAATACCTTATACTGCCTATCTACTGCTATACACTTTTCAGACCAAATTTTTTTGACCTTGTcataactattttcatttttacTGTAGACATGATTTCCTCTACAAATATGTGACTCCAGAAATCGGGGATGTGTATACTCTTTAACACAGCTCTGTTCAGGGCATGCAAAAAGGCCATCACAGTTCTCATTTTCTAGCTCATCATTTTCTAACATATTTTCAGTGACATTACTGTTTTGATTGTTGTTTTCGTTCATGTCAACACTTTCTTTTAATGCTGCCACTTTTCCATGGTGTTCTTCTACAAATTCTGGAAATGGGACAACCatctggaaaataaaaaaaatcaattaatttttgatttctatatatcatgtatatatatatatatatttacaacattatgaaacaaatattaaggAATTGACATACTTTTATATGTTTCTGAGTTCAGTGTAATGTCCATTtctaaaattgttttacatgtttttagGATCCTGTTGCTGCTAGCCTTTGGAATCCGGAGTAACCTTGCTTTTAAAGACCAAAAGGTCTGCTTTGGCTGTTTCCCAACTTTTTATTAGCTGCAgtatttttgacacattccccattttacATTCTTAATACTTTTTGCAAGGCAAGAAGAGAAAAAATTGTATGTCTTTTAAACATGCAATTATGAAGAATACGCCctaattgaaatatttcattcataatcAAAAGGATCGAACATTCATGCAACAAATTCAATTAAATATGCCACATTATATTTGTCGGGATTACAAATGTTGGTTGGTTATTAATTAACTCTTTCCTACATCAGCAGTTTTAAGTTTACATCTATAAAGTTGAGGTGAACTACCGGTATTGAAGTACCTTTAGCATCCAAGTCTGTGTCTGATGTATAATGTGAATATAAGGCTGGATGATCCTACCATGTATAGTTGCTCAGATATGAACATGTATTTAAACTTTAATGTCAGTCAATGAAGCATAAAATATGGGTCTGCAATTTTGAACTTTAATAAAAGTTTGACCTTGAACTTAATCCTACAACCATTTTGACAACCTCACTACCATGACTTAGTACAGgtaatataaaagttatttacTTCAAAACGTTGGCCTGTATGTATATACCTTGAATCCTTTAAGTGGAACAGGAATTGTCTTATCTAATTGGTAACATTGGCCTTTTCCTATTTGATAAGCACGTCGCACTACCACTCCATAGGcttgaaattcaaaattgttcATAGAACTGATGTTTGGTATCTTTGCCTTGGTCTTTATTTCATACTTCTGGTCAACAGCAATTACAGATGCAAACACTCCTTTTACACCACCATTTGAATTTAAAGCTGTAATCATGTCTTCTGGTGTCAAAACATCATGACCCTCACCTGtatatctgaaaaagaaaaaaaaaaattattgcatgAATTTGATAACTGGGCCTGAAATGTAATATCTAAATACATGGCTAGATTCAGCATATGAAACATGCAAAGTaccacaaacatttttttttttaaagcaaacaaagtttttatttttggatCCTCATTCGAATAAGCTGGAAAGCTTTGTCCAGAAgggtaaatataaaaacatgctCAGGTTCATCATATCAAAGGATACCTTGAATTTTATTtgtgtcaaaatcaaactaagtttaatttggaccattTGGTCCTTAATGACATGAATGAGgaccaattaaaaaaatcttatcaCGGTTTGCACACAAATTTACAAAGCAAAAACTCATGACTTTAATTCCCGGTGTAATTGATGCAGCCAGAAAGCATgcaaattggaaaaaaaacagGCCAAATGCTGAACACTCCAAGAATTTATAGATTGCGCATCAGTCAAGCACAACTGATGCACTTTGTTGAATTTATATCAAGCCCAATGTACCACCAAGCTAGGCTACGGATCAAAAACACTGCAGCTTTCTTCTGGCCTAGAAATGACAATTCCTAATGTAGTTAGAAATATCATAACGTCTAGATTGATCACATGTTATACTGCATACTGCAAGGATCAGGGCTATGAAACATTCAGTATATCAACATTATATAACACCCTtaatttaggagataactgtaatGTATTATCAGTTCCTACGGTATCAATTGGGGATTTGTTGGTTGCAAATAAAGTTTACTGGTGACGCCTTAGCAGAGacagtaaacaggtatttgcgACCATTAATTCCCCAGTCAGAGCTTAAACAACAATATTGTtgtctccattctaatgaaactgactgaaaacaacgttaaaatatgtatttaaaatcgGACACATGACGTCTGCGCTTGcacgtacgtcccatagcatcaattgtcaattgatgccatgtaaacaagtgacattatcaaatcaaaataaacGTTACACACGTTGTTGCATTACTGTTGTGAAGCATCACTGAAAAAAAATCTCCATGGACTTGACAATATAACAGCTGATGGGATGAAAGCAGTTGAAAATATTACAGACGTGATA
It contains:
- the LOC143054338 gene encoding uncharacterized protein LOC143054338 isoform X1, with the translated sequence MITALNSNGGVKGVFASVIAVDQKYEIKTKAKIPNISSMNNFEFQAYGVVVRRAYQIGKGQCYQLDKTIPVPLKGFKMVVPFPEFVEEHHGKVAALKESVDMNENNNQNSNVTENMLENDELENENCDGLFACPEQSCVKEYTHPRFLESHICRGNHVYSKNENSYDKVKKIWSEKCIAVDRQYKVLVKSVSSEVSETKEGWALKTSRPCKRFTKKVKDYLYNIYLNCGTTGKRPNFDRLSIELKMQRIENGTKMFSREEWLSPSQIRSLFANYVKLGSPVLIKPEIIEDDEEIYNVLQEIETLEYHNGISELVTTIGSQFE